The following are encoded in a window of Physeter macrocephalus isolate SW-GA chromosome 9, ASM283717v5, whole genome shotgun sequence genomic DNA:
- the LOC112065465 gene encoding 60S ribosomal protein L37-like, with product MMKGTSSFGKRRNKTHALCHRCGSKAYHLQKSTCGKSGYPAKRKREHNWSAKAKRRSTTGTGRMRHLKIVYCTFRHGFCEGTTPKPKRAAVAASSSS from the coding sequence ATGATGAAGGGAACGTCATCGTTTGGAAAGCGTCGGAATAAGACGCACGCGTTGTGCCACCGCTGTGGCTCTAAGGCCTACCACCTTCAGAAGTCGACCTGTGGCAAAAGTGGCTACCCtgccaagagaaagagagagcataACTGGAGTGCTAAAGCTAAAAGACGAAGTACCACCGGGACTGGTCGAATGAGGCACCTAAAAATTGTATACTGCACATTCAGGCATGGATTCTGTGAAGGAACCACACCTAAACCCAAGAGGGCAGCTGTTGCAGCATCCAGTTCATCTTAA